In Solanum lycopersicum chromosome 3, SLM_r2.1, the genomic stretch TGTGGGATTGTCACTAACTAGTAGGCAGGTTAAATCCTCCTTGGTGAGCCATTTGAATGTGATGAATCAACATTGTAATTATGATCGAGCTAGAAAAACATTTAAGATGATACATTTCTTACCTAGCCAAGGATAATGCTTTTCTCTCAACCTCCAGCTCATACTGCAAACGTGCTATCTCTTGGGTTTCAAATTCTGCATCTTTCCTAAGCTTTTCAATCCTCTCTTTGTCATAGGTGATCTCTAATTTGTCGCTCACAAGGGTCTGTAATTGCTCCTCTACATCACGTCTTAATCTGGAAAGAATTTCCATTTCTGAATCAACAACAGCACGTTCCTTCATTAATGCTAAATTCTCTTCCTCCCGCTGAGCTCTCAAACTCTCCAACTCTCTTCTTGCTTCCTCAGCTAACTTCTCCACGGCTTCAATCTTTTCCCTTTCCAATAAGAGTTCCTTCTCAAAACTTGCATTTACATCTTTCTCAACTTCAGCTACCAGAGCATTATGGGCTGAAACAGCTTTGTCAGCCATCGACTCAGCCTCAATGCGTGCAAGTTCCTCACCAACGATATCAGAAGCTTCACCGGTTGCTAGGGCAATAGCAGCTTGGGCTTTGGTCACAGGTTTATCTGGTTGGAAGAGTCTTGTGTACCCTGTATTGACAGGTTTGTCACAGCATAACTTACCCTTCCCCAGATCCAACCTCATAAGAAACAATTAATAGTACTCACCGAATGCAAGGGCCATTATTCCCTGTTCACCTGATGATAAGTCAGCTACCACCGCAGGCCATGCATCTGGATGAATCTTGTCAACATCTATGAACCCAGAGACTCTCTGAACAGACTGTCAAGGAAAAGAGATTGTACCAAATTAGTGAATAGTCACTTACTATGCGTAATAAACAAGATAGAAACCACCCATTCTTTAATTTGTATGCAACCTTTTGGTCAACAATTGGTAGCTGTCTTTTCTCTATCGCCATCTTCCAGCTGACAAGATCTTGACGTGATAAAGGACTGCAATGCAGAACTTTAATGCATCAAGTAGGAAATGACTAGGAAAGTTAGTTGGCATCATAATGCATTAGCAATGCCATGAAGTTAATAGTAATAACATTGGGAGAGATGTCACTCTTTTACAGCTAGTACATCAGGGGAACATTGATTAGCAACTTCAACGAATATAGGATCcaagaaaaatataagaaaccATAACCCGTGCTACTATACAAAGTCTAAAGGAGGTACATGTTTTAATTCATCAGGGAAAGGAAAGTAGTACATGAGATAGGCAGATAAATCTATCTGTGGAAATTCAAAACACTCATCAGCTCAGTCTCCACCTGTAAATACTGTTGAATATCGATTCTTGAGAGCGATCACCTAAAAGAAGTCCAACATTGAATGTGTGAGCAGTGTTATACCTTTCAGGACAGAAGAAGACAGGAGTTTGGTCATCATCCAAAGATGACTGCATGTCACGTCTTGAGAGTTTGCTGGAAAGTAACCCTGCTTCGGCTAAACCTAAAGAGGTAAACATTCAGAAGACTGTAGCCCCAATGTCAAACAgaacttaacaaaaaaatttgatgattcTAAGTTCTACCTTGTATAGACGGGAAGTCTGGATCCTCAGGAGTAATATCATCAAAGGCAAGGTCAGTGACTTTCTCAATATACATTGCAGGGTAGACCTTTGAGACAGTGGTTCTGTGGTAATCAAAAGCACCCTTACTTCCTCAATAGATGTCACTTAACTTTTCAGTGTTGCAAATGTTAAAAAAAGACTACAAGTAATGTTGGGGAATATACGAGACAGGTATACCTTGATAGAGCACTACTAGCAGAGACCAACCAACGAGCATATTCACGCCGAGTGCAAAGATCTCCAGGTTGAACATCAGACTCAATAACCTACAACTTAAAGATTCAAAACCAGATGCAAAACACATATTGGAACAACCGTGAGTAACACAGGATCAAACACTTCTCCACTTGATCTAATGTACCACATATAGGCTTCTTCAATTGAAGGAGGACTGACCAAATATTCTTACCATAACATGTTTGACTTTTCATCTTAAAAGATGTCAAGAGGAGATACATGAATACTCTTTTCGGTGGCTGGAAGGCCAGGGACGGTAGAACTCAAATTCATAGTCTGCAACATCACGTCTTTTTTGTTAACGATGGAGTTCAGGCCAACTTGGGCACAACTTCATTATTCCACCATGTACTTGGTACTTACCACCAGCACAAGTTTTAGTAACTTTGCCTACCAAGACATAGCAAATGGGAATAAATCACCTTGGTTCTCTTTTTAtcccaacaacaacatacccagtgtaatctCACAAGTGGGGTTTGGACTCTGGGGAGGGTAGGGTGTACTGCACCTTACCCCTACCATGGGAGGTAGAAAGGCTATTTCACACAGCTGCTCCGCTCAAGGAGAACATAGCAAAGCAGTTCGGGAAAAGAACTAAGGTGGTTTTTTCCCATGCCATATTATTGCactggcataatacataaatatgcccttcaacttggcttcaaatcacatttaagcccttcaactttgggtagACActtaacttgtataaaattgaacaaatagacacacatgtcctacatggcatcccacatgtcattttttgtccaaaGTGTGTGCCATGTAGGACACATATATTTACTTGCTCAACtcatacaagtttaagtgtctacttgtgcatatCTAAAGTTCGAGGACATAAATGTAAAATGAAGCCAAGTTAAggacacatttatgtattatgccgaTTGCAATCTAGCACATGAAGATGCCTAGATATCCAACAAAGGTGCAAAGCACTGGCGTACTTGATCTAGTTTGCTACTTACGGTGCTTCTCAAATTACAGTTCTAATTACGAGCCCACACAATTGACCAGTCCTCTGATTATATAAGTTTTGGTTTCTGTAGTCTCATTTAAGATATACCAGGCAGTCAACTTCAAGGCTTCAATCACAGAAGGGAAAAGCCCTCCTCAGATGTGATCTAAGAGAAAGATAAGACGGACTGTAGACAAAGACTAACATGATGGTAAAGATAGTTGACAGAAACAACAAAACCACCCTGTCATCAAAGGGAAGAGACACTCTTCTGATGAACATTTATAATAGGAGATAACTCAAGAAGGATATTTCCTTATCAGTTTATTTTTTCTGGTTTTACATATAGTTTTGCTAACTTCTCACATCAGTTTCTCTCGAAAAACACTTACCATGAAGAAAGGGAAGAGCTTATATACCAGAGTTATCCAAGTGAAAAATATTAACATGAAGTAACTTGAGCAATAGGATTGAACTCGATGAAGTAATTATCTAATACCTTCAAAGCTTGTAATGCTGAGAGCGCTTGACCTTGGACTTGATCAAACGAAGCAGGAACCAAAACCCTTCCAGGAGGTGCCTGCAGAGCTGGAGAAATAGTAGATGGAGCCGGAATACCAGCAGAAGTAAAGACATCACCAAGATCCGTTGGGTTTATAGATGATCTGCTTGCATTTATATCCTTAAAATCGTTTCGGAGATGGTCATAAGCTGTTGTTGAAACTGAAGCTGTACCAGGCACTTCGTCTCTATTTGACTTATGCACTTCAAAAGATGACTTATCTCCATCACTTGGAATCTCCAGCATTTCACTCGGGTCAACATTGGTGGTGGAAAATGAGCTTTGAGTCTCTACATACACTTCTTGTGTAATCATGGGTTCTAAAAGTGCTTCTGATTGCGGATTAACAGCAGTGTTGAGGTTGGAAGGCTCAATAGGAGGGGATTCCAATGAAATTTCGGAGTGTCCTCGTCCTTCCAAACTAGATACTCGCACCTCGTTATCAAATTCATATGTTGAATTTGGACTTATAACTGATGCAGCAGCAACTTCGTCATCATTATAGTTCTTCTGTTCTGGTTCAGTTGTTGGTTCTGGTTTTCCAGCAATAAGACTATCTTCCTCACTTTCGTAGCTTGACATGACAAAGGTTGTTTCGGGGGATTCAGATATGACTTCACTAGCAACTACTGCATCATCACTAGCTTTCCCGTCATCCAAATCATGCTGAATATGGGTCTCATGACTATCATCAACAAAGACACCAACACTGGTTGGATTGCCATCATCAGTGTCCTCACTAATTCTACCTGCCTCTAACTCTTCACCGCTATTATCTTTGAATTCATTATCACCTAAAGCTTTCTCCTCTTGAACTGTGTCATTATGATTGTCAGAATCAATTGACATTTCTTCCTGTGCTGTTAAGGGCTCCATCTGTTGTTTAATTCCTGTGTACACGAACTTGCAAATTATGAACCTAACTAGCACGAAGCTCTCCAAGGAAAATATCACTTCTGAACAGGATTTGCATTTTCTGAAGTCACGTGCAGCATAATTAGGCATCCAAACACACATTataaatcatatacatattattCAACATATTAGTTTACTCTATTGATTATTGGGCAATATCCCAAATATTAAGCTTCAGTGTAACCACCCTGCCCAAACATCACAGACTAATGCTATCAATCTTCTTTTAAAAGTGACAAGGGGCTTGAGTGGGTTCCATAATTGACAAGTCCCCCATACTTTGTGCAGGAAATCTCTTAATGCATACATGCCAAACTAGTCATCACAAATTGTTCACATTGTCTAGATATCATACACATGATATTTTACAAATGTAATCAGGTTTTCCAGTCATCATTACTTGAAGAAACATTCCACCACTAACTTTTGACAGAATCACTTAGTCGTCATAATTAGTAGAAAATACAGAACTCACCCGTTGAACTCCGTCTGCTTATTGACAATGCAGCAAAGGTAAGGCCAGACACAAGGATAATACCAGCTGCTCCTGCTCCCACCATCCCTGAAAATAAGCTACTTCAAAAGTGTTATCAgtccgcaaaaaaaaaacaaagacagACCTGctgtttaaaaaattaaatgcattCTGCTGTCACTTGCACCTACTTCCCAATCTTCAATGCAGAGCCAGAAAATTAACAGATTCCATTTGAAAAAATCACTATATATCATGAATAATGCAGAATTGCTTTCAGATATACGATCTGTATCATATACAGATTTCAATATCCATTTTGCAAATTTGAACCTCTTTATTCAAATACTCATCTCAACAACAAATCAGATATTCCCCAAAACCCTACACTTTTCAACTGGCATACACCATTACCAACTGACTAAGCCTCAAGTCAAACTAAATAATATAGTCTATTATAACGCACTCACCAGCGATGGACTTCTTCCCTTGTGAGTCACTGGGTTTCTCAGCACCATCAGCTCCAGACCATCCAGAGAAGCCATCTGCTGAAGCAGTCGAATTTACACCTCCTGCACTTGTTTTTTCCACTCCACCATTTGACACACTATTCATAGTAATCGAAACCAAACGAACCCCACGATAATCCAGCTTGCCGACACGCATTCCTGCAAAAACTGCCGAAGGCTTTCTGCTTCTGAACGCTAACCGAAGCTGAAAAGAATTTGGACACCATGTTGTAGTCAaagaactcatttttttttttttgaaatttcaacaaAATCCCACAATTGATAATTAgggtttataatattaataattgggGTTTATCAGTAATGCTTCAAATGATTTTCTTCCCTAAATTTGCCTCTGCATATATGAAAAAAACTGAATATGATACAATTACAGAGATGGTGTTGAGAACTTTGGAAGTGAGAAAATCTAGGGTTTATGAAGAAAGAGAGTACTTTTCACCATCCCTTTGTTTTATCTTATCTTTTatgaaaaactaaataataccaaagttttttaattttttttgtcctaATTCTTAGTGCTACagctatatttttttattatatatataaaagctgCTACCGGAGACCAACTGAATTACCAGTTAccgtgtgtatatatatatatatatatatatatatatattaatgtcaacattattaaaaatgttttttttcgaaatatttgtcaatttacaaaatcaaaatataattattaattttttttgtcctgTCAATgagttaaaaatgttattttttcaaatacttgtcaatgcattaaaaaatgtgtaaaagaaaaatgtgacaattaatatgaaatagagaAAATACTTATCATTTCACGAAtgtaagattaaataaatttagttagtggattgattaaataaattaagttaGTGGATTGATCATTAATTAGATTTAAGGAAGTTTCATGAGATATAATCTCAAAACAATTTTGatcaagtttttattttttagtggaGTGTATCAAACaagtaaaaagaataataaaggattaaaatcgatgtatatataattatggaaaaaacaaaattttaaggaattgtTTGAGAGAGACATGAAGACCATGCCAAAGGTAGacaacaaaaattattatttcgtTTGAAAGAAAGTGATATTaactaatttgaatttttaatatctGAAAGATTTTGAGTTATGATCATGTCATTTTTACATCATCActtcttttatcatattattacgAATTTTTAGTAGAAAAGTCTATTCAACTAAAACTTCGTGTGAAATTAGTATTTTGATAGTCCTTCATTCCTTTGATTGTTAATCCAATCCAATTAGACTAgttgacaaaaataaaagtaatctaaaataaataaaagaaattatttaaaataaattagaaattgtTTAACCAggttaaaataagtcaaaataaattaaaaataggtctcttctactttttattttttgacgtAAAGCCatgatcttttatttttaaatgggaaaaagggtcaaatatgtccctaaactattcgaaaaagTCTAGATATACACTCCGTTTAAAGTTTATGGGTCAGATTAGGTTTTTAAGAGTCcgaatatcttttcattttcatataaatgtcatgtggtaaggtcaaaatgacatgtcaattccatgtgacatttaaagaaatgaaaaatgagttggatatgtttAACATAACAACTAacacccataagggcatatttggaccaaaagttggaccGCGAGGGCatgagtgaaccaaactttaaacgaaggatatatctagaccttttcgaatagtttagaggcatatttaacccttttttcttttttaagttaaaaaatacgTTTTTTACTTTAATCCAAATGGGCTCTTAACTATTTATGCATTGCCCCATCTTACCTAATTTTTGGTTAAGCCAACAAATACTTGTATCATAACTGAAGTAGACATAATAATATAGTTGGGttaattttgttaatattttatcacgTACTTAAAATTTTACTAAAGTTTTGTCCGATATTTGataacttagaaaaatttagAAGGCTTTGGAGGAAGGCTCTATTTTGCTTTGTAGAAGATTGCTTACAACTTAATTGGATGAGTTTGCAAATGAGAGActctctatttatactactctttAGGGgcttaaatataaatataattattttacaagTTCCTACAATATTTATACTTTGGTCCTAATCTAGAATTATCTACAAGTTCTAGGGAATTCTACAGTCTTCTTGAAATATCTAGGGTATTCTACAGTGTTTAAGTAATCTCTCCACAACTCTAGACTCTTTTTCGTTATTCAAATGTCAAATTTGAATAGTGAAGTAGCGGGACATGACACTCTCCCCCACCTTTGATGCGACGCACTACTATAAGAACTCCCGGATTTGACCCTTAAACTGCCACAAGTCTTTATATCTCTCCCATATAGCCTCTTCCGGAGTTTGTCCCTTCCAATGATCAAGGAATATGGCACAAGCTTTATAGCCTCGCTTTCTCTTTGCTTGGTAGTTGATAATTATGGATGCTCGTCCTTCGACTTGGATCTTCCTTGTCTTCATAGTATGGCTTGAGGACGCTTGAGTAAAAGACCAGATGGATCTTGAAGTGTGGAAGCAACTCAATCTAATAAGTGATCTTGCCAACCTTTGCAATGATCTGAAACGAGCCCTCCCCTTAGTGCTTTAAACTGTCTTGAGGTGAACTTCACCAAGACCATGTCCACAACTTGGTAATCTGTGGGACGTCGTTTGCGATCAGAaaatttctttatctttttggcTACCTTGTCCAAGTAGGACTTGGTAGTGTCGAGTTTTTCCTCCCATCCCTTGCAAGATGGTAGACTCCCAAACTCTTTCCATGAAAAGCAGCCGACAACAAATGCTGGCCGTCACCAACTCAAATAGTGTGCGCCCAGTGGACTTATTCTGTTGTAATTTGTAAGAAAACTACGCCGTCTAGTAATCTGGGCGAGTCCTTCTGGTGCGCACTTACGTAGATAGCACTTACTAAGGTATTGACACACTCGGTCTGGCCGTCTATTTGCGGATGAAAACTTCTGGAGAAGTGAAGCTCCGTACGAAGTATCTCAAATAGCTCCCTCCAAAAGTTTCCAGTCTTGATCCCTGATGATGATATTTCTTGATAGCCCCCAATACTTAACCACGTTCTTGAAGCAACCGACTATTGCAGGCATAAAAGTAGCACATTTCGAAAATATGTTCACCACAACCATTATTGTTCCATACCCGTCAGACTTAGGTAAGGAAGTGATATAGTCCATGGCCACACTCTCCCATTGGTGCTCTGCTACATGTAGTGGCTCAAGTAGCCCTCTGGATTGCCTCTACTCCACCTTGTCCTGCTAGCACACCAGATAGCACATGTCGTCCCACATGCACGATAATAGATTGCCTCAAGCAATGCCCTCGTATATCGTTGTCACAAATGCCCTGCTCACTACCGATTGGAGGGTCTATGGGCCCAAATTCAATCCTCTAATTAAAAAACCTGTTGCATGGGAATTGTtatcgaaaaataaaagaaacagtAAAGTTCTCAACAAAATAATTCAACTAGGGATGCAAGTTTTGTATGgtcaaaatttctaaatttagtTGTGTTTTTCAATTCTAACCTCAACTCGGGGTACTTTAATTGCAAAAGAGTAATTCTAAATTTTCATCAACTTCCACTAGCATAAATACAACAGCCTACATAGCCTGCAGGAAATTCTAACAATTGTGACCTTTTCGAAACCAATGAGACAATAAGTTACAAATTACTAGAAAAACAGCCAGTCAAGATtcaagagaagagaaaaaagagacaAAAAGGAAAGCTGCATTTGTTACAAGTACAAAAAGTTACTCTGCTCTTCATATTTAGAGGGAGTAAAAATGTGAATATAGGTACTCTCGAATTTTATAGTACTCTTCCGATAATGGACCTTCAAGCACAATCTGCTGAATAGCTGCACCTCCAACCTACAAGAAATTTTCAAACAGAAGTTTAGTATGCCAAGAAAAAGGCTTCATTTTGCTAATAATATGAAGAACACTTGGATGATATTATCAAAAGCGGTCACCTTTTGACTAGCATCTCCAACTTTGCGAATGGTGACATACTCCCCACAACGTAAAGCCCCACCACCAAATTCTACCTGAAAATGAAAATAGCTGGTCTCAACATTTTGCTAACCTAAAGCCAAATCATGATTAGTAGtagaaaatataacataaaagaaaagagaaaagacctGAACGCCCTTGCTTGCAAGAAACTGCTTGAAATCAGACATTTTTAAATCTCCAACAAGAACTGTTTTATGGGGTGGAGAAGGTCCGGAAAGAGGAAGTAAAGAGAACATGTCGTTTTCCGTCTTCCCCACTTCAGCATCAACCCATGCTATTTCATAGTCTCCAAGCTACAATAGCAAATGTGAACACAATTAAGCAAGGACAAAGGGAAAACACAGACACAATAATGATCAAGATTAGTCTTTGTATGCAGCTTCCTGATCAAATGGAGCATAAAGTCTTACACACCGAAGACTTTAGTACAAACACTTGAAATGTCTAACCCATTGTAGTGTGTGGAGTGTACAGAGCCTCAACATTCAAGGACAAAAAGATAGCTACTGAACTGCAAATGTACAAAACATTTAACAAAGAGTACCTTGATAAAAACTCCATCAATCCATTTATACAACACATGAAGGGTGATTGACACAAGTGTGCTTAGGTaactttttgttttaattagaTGTGCATAAATTACTAACTTCAGCTGCTTCTATAAATGCATCAAGAGCCTAAAGTGGCAGAAATTTCGTAAAGGAATCATTTATTGATGTCATACATAATATATCCAGCTTACCTTCTTAAAAAGCACTTGGCTCATTAACTTCTCAGAAAGTTGGACCTATCATGGAAGCAAACATAGACCAAGGATGTTATACTAGTATTTTGTTTAAACAGGTATAAACCACAAAAGGCACATACAAAGAAAGTAGACTAACCTTATAAGCACACAAATCTGAAGTTACATCAATTGTTTCTTCCAACTGTGGAGCATAGACCTGTGGACAAACATGTTTCAGACAATGTTGCTTCAAATGTTCAGTGGCTTCAGCTGATCCATGCACCAATACCTATAAAACAGAATAGCTATTAAAACAAGTCAACTAGTTGAAGTTGAAAGAACTAATTGTTTCactgttgaagaagaaaagtagGACACGGATAGACTAACTGATAGGAAAACAGGCAGAAAGTTCAGGTAATGAATATTATATAGGTGTCAAAAGCAGAAAGATATAAACATTAGTATCCAAAAATGACCATCTATCTGCTATTTAAactactaataaaaaaataccaaCTTCAATTAAGAAAAAAGTGAACCAGGAGAAGTTGTAGTCAACATGAACTAACTAATCCTTGTTATTAAAGGATACAAAGTCATTACTGTATTGAGCATTGTGAACACTGAACAACATACTAATCAGCTAATACTAGACCCTCTATCATTTTAGTTTTTTGATAACCGTGGTGCCCGGGCCAGATTTCGCGCACCTCAACTAACTCCACGGGATACTTACCACCTCCCATAGTACCACCAGGTAACTCCGTCCACCAGGCTAGGACAAATTGGAAGATTCaccttatgttttttttcttcgttGAGTTTTGAACCTGAGACTTCAAGGTTCTCAACCATTTCATTGATCACTAGGTCACATCCTCTTATCATAATTCGATGcatcacttcttttttttcaaatggaGGACAGAATGGATTCAATTAGTCCCTTGCAGACGCTATTACCATTGCTTCCACAACTATAACCCTCATTTCCAGAATTTTTCAGACTAAGGATAATCAGTCATCATTTTAGCtttaaagtgaaaataaaaaaactaaaatcaaagtcTTTGCAGGAAATTTAAGTCAATTATGTGAGACTTTCAAAAATTTCGACTCGAATTGTTCGCAATACAACATTGGTGAAAAAGATATCCTTTGCTTCTTTAAGTAAAAAAGTAGCTACGAGTGGCACTGAGGTGAAAAAGATATCCTTTGCATCTACGATAAAAGCTTGGTCAATAGCAGTGAACACTTAATACATGTGAGCTATaggtcttctttcttttttgctttCCACTTCCTCAGCAGATTGAGAACAAAGGCCAGCAAGGTTAGTTGACTCACCGGGAAAGGTTGGATAGAAATGCCTTTCTTTTTCCTCTAAAGGTGGCAAAGTGGGGGTTGGAGGAaacaaacataattttcttCTGAAGTAGTTTAATAATGTCAAACAAAACTCTCTGCCAATGTATGTTAAGCGTTTCACAAGTCTTTttgataagaaataaaaatttaacttgTAAGGATGAAGCTATACCACACAGAACTAGCTGTCCTTAAGCTTATGGAAGTGTTAGATCAGAAGAATAGAATCCCCAGTTTTACTAAAACAAGCATTCTCCGGTCCCACAAGTATAAAGATGCAatatcctctttttttttaagaaaacccAATGAATCACCAAAATATTTCAGGAGGAAGATTGGTCATGGAAGATGATCCGGAAAATCAAAAGTTCTTTATAAAGTGAACTGTCTTACTTGGCTTCTGGTAAAGGACGCAGCATTGACAAATGAGAACTTGGATAAGAGAGACTTTCAACTATGCTCTACATTTTTTCTATGTGGGGAACAAGCTGAGACAATCAACCATCTGTTTTTACATTGTATGTGGACAGACCAGCTGTGGAAGATGTTCGTCTGTCTGATGAAGATTAGGTGGGTGAAGCCAGGGAACATAAAAGGAGTGTTAAGCTGCTGGAACAAGGATGTCAAGGAAGCAAAAAATGAAGTAGATTTTCCCTGCATGTATTTGGTGGACAAGCAGACCAACTTGCAGAAGTTTCAAATGAATTGCTTagctctattttatttttggtgaaaACAGAAACTATTAGATCAAACAGAAGATACCTGTGATGTTGTAGATTATTTATAGGAAAACAATAGATAGGTGTTCAAGTTGTAAGTTGTAGTAATACT encodes the following:
- the LOC101254456 gene encoding uncharacterized protein isoform X1: MSSLTTTWCPNSFQLRLAFRSRKPSAVFAGMRVGKLDYRGVRLVSITMNSVSNGGVEKTSAGGVNSTASADGFSGWSGADGAEKPSDSQGKKSIAGMVGAGAAGIILVSGLTFAALSISRRSSTGIKQQMEPLTAQEEMSIDSDNHNDTVQEEKALGDNEFKDNSGEELEAGRISEDTDDGNPTSVGVFVDDSHETHIQHDLDDGKASDDAVVASEVISESPETTFVMSSYESEEDSLIAGKPEPTTEPEQKNYNDDEVAAASVISPNSTYEFDNEVRVSSLEGRGHSEISLESPPIEPSNLNTAVNPQSEALLEPMITQEVYVETQSSFSTTNVDPSEMLEIPSDGDKSSFEVHKSNRDEVPGTASVSTTAYDHLRNDFKDINASRSSINPTDLGDVFTSAGIPAPSTISPALQAPPGRVLVPASFDQVQGQALSALQALKVIESDVQPGDLCTRREYARWLVSASSALSRTTVSKVYPAMYIEKVTDLAFDDITPEDPDFPSIQGLAEAGLLSSKLSRRDMQSSLDDDQTPVFFCPESPLSRQDLVSWKMAIEKRQLPIVDQKSVQRVSGFIDVDKIHPDAWPAVVADLSSGEQGIMALAFGYTRLFQPDKPVTKAQAAIALATGEASDIVGEELARIEAESMADKAVSAHNALVAEVEKDVNASFEKELLLEREKIEAVEKLAEEARRELESLRAQREEENLALMKERAVVDSEMEILSRLRRDVEEQLQTLVSDKLEITYDKERIEKLRKDAEFETQEIARLQYELEVERKALSLARTWAEDEAKKAREQAKALEEARDRWQKQGIKVVVDSDLQEEANAGVTWQNAGNESAESTVNSAETLVDKLKEMADTVRGKSRETIHMIIEKIMLLITMLKEWALKAGKQTEELKDAAMSKMGNSVQGMQQSSAEVGSALKDGVKRFADDCRGGVEKISQKFKT
- the LOC101254456 gene encoding uncharacterized protein isoform X4, translating into MEPLTAQEEMSIDSDNHNDTVQEEKALGDNEFKDNSGEELEAGRISEDTDDGNPTSVGVFVDDSHETHIQHDLDDGKASDDAVVASEVISESPETTFVMSSYESEEDSLIAGKPEPTTEPEQKNYNDDEVAAASVISPNSTYEFDNEVRVSSLEGRGHSEISLESPPIEPSNLNTAVNPQSEALLEPMITQEVYVETQSSFSTTNVDPSEMLEIPSDGDKSSFEVHKSNRDEVPGTASVSTTAYDHLRNDFKDINASRSSINPTDLGDVFTSAGIPAPSTISPALQAPPGRVLVPASFDQVQGQALSALQALKVIESDVQPGDLCTRREYARWLVSASSALSRTTVSKVYPAMYIEKVTDLAFDDITPEDPDFPSIQGLAEAGLLSSKLSRRDMQSSLDDDQTPVFFCPESPLSRQDLVSWKMAIEKRQLPIVDQKSVQRVSGFIDVDKIHPDAWPAVVADLSSGEQGIMALAFGYTRLFQPDKPVTKAQAAIALATGEASDIVGEELARIEAESMADKAVSAHNALVAEVEKDVNASFEKELLLEREKIEAVEKLAEEARRELESLRAQREEENLALMKERAVVDSEMEILSRLRRDVEEQLQTLVSDKLEITYDKERIEKLRKDAEFETQEIARLQYELEVERKALSLARTWAEDEAKKAREQAKALEEARDRWQKQGIKVVVDSDLQEEANAGVTWQNAGNESAESTVNSAETLVDKLKEMADTVRGKSRETIHMIIEKIMLLITMLKEWALKAGKQTEELKDAAMSKMGNSVQGMQQSSAEVGSALKDGVKRFADDCRGGVEKISQKFKT
- the LOC101254456 gene encoding uncharacterized protein isoform X3 — encoded protein: MVGAGAAGIILVSGLTFAALSISRRSSTGIKQQMEPLTAQEEMSIDSDNHNDTVQEEKALGDNEFKDNSGEELEAGRISEDTDDGNPTSVGVFVDDSHETHIQHDLDDGKASDDAVVASEVISESPETTFVMSSYESEEDSLIAGKPEPTTEPEQKNYNDDEVAAASVISPNSTYEFDNEVRVSSLEGRGHSEISLESPPIEPSNLNTAVNPQSEALLEPMITQEVYVETQSSFSTTNVDPSEMLEIPSDGDKSSFEVHKSNRDEVPGTASVSTTAYDHLRNDFKDINASRSSINPTDLGDVFTSAGIPAPSTISPALQAPPGRVLVPASFDQVQGQALSALQALKVIESDVQPGDLCTRREYARWLVSASSALSRTTVSKVYPAMYIEKVTDLAFDDITPEDPDFPSIQGLAEAGLLSSKLSRRDMQSSLDDDQTPVFFCPESPLSRQDLVSWKMAIEKRQLPIVDQKSVQRVSGFIDVDKIHPDAWPAVVADLSSGEQGIMALAFGYTRLFQPDKPVTKAQAAIALATGEASDIVGEELARIEAESMADKAVSAHNALVAEVEKDVNASFEKELLLEREKIEAVEKLAEEARRELESLRAQREEENLALMKERAVVDSEMEILSRLRRDVEEQLQTLVSDKLEITYDKERIEKLRKDAEFETQEIARLQYELEVERKALSLARTWAEDEAKKAREQAKALEEARDRWQKQGIKVVVDSDLQEEANAGVTWQNAGNESAESTVNSAETLVDKLKEMADTVRGKSRETIHMIIEKIMLLITMLKEWALKAGKQTEELKDAAMSKMGNSVQGMQQSSAEVGSALKDGVKRFADDCRGGVEKISQKFKT